One genomic window of Luteitalea pratensis includes the following:
- a CDS encoding lmo0937 family membrane protein, translating into MLWTLALILFVLWLIGTVSAYTMGGLIHALLVLALILVVLNLFTGTRRTAL; encoded by the coding sequence ATGCTCTGGACTTTGGCGTTGATCCTGTTCGTGCTGTGGCTGATCGGAACGGTGAGTGCGTACACGATGGGCGGCCTGATTCACGCGCTGCTCGTGCTCGCGCTCATTCTGGTCGTACTGAATCTGTTCACTGGCACCCGTCGCACCGCACTCTAG
- the treZ gene encoding malto-oligosyltrehalose trehalohydrolase, producing the protein MVESSRLQEPAGRLHRASSAPVAAARRLPIGADVVARSCVHVRVWAPAHASVSVRLDAHDWQLRAEPGGYFSAEVPGHAGSRYGFLLGNDATVYPDPASRSQPQGPHGLSEVIDPASYAWRDDDWAGLTRDPILYELHVGTFTPEGTYAAAEAHLDDLAALGITVLQVMPVAEFPGTFGWGYDGVGLFAPSHLYGRPDDLRHFVDRAHAAGLAVILDVVYNHVGPDGNYLRVFARDYFTDRYDNEWGDALNFDGPASEPVREWVLSNVAYWVREFHVDGFRLDATQQIFDASPEHLVAAIARTAREAAGGRRVLVTAENEPQHARFVQPREVGGYGLDAMYNEDFHHSTRMTLVGTHEAYFTDYRGVASEWLACARWGVLFQGQHYSWQKAPRGTPGLRLPRSTCVHFLENHDQVANTDRGRRLVDLARPADLRAMTALLLLLPAMPMLFQGQEFGSRRPFVYFADHQAPLRDHVAKGRREFLDQFERLRDPAVAAARAAPHEAASFRQCQLHRDPHDADQAAWRALHRDLLGLRCDRPRCNGAHVLDGAAPDATLLLLRYFGDNDADWLLLFNAGADRDVASLSEPLIAPPAGRTWQPRWSSEAFMYGGQGEMSWSPGRWPVSGHALVVMQAAHTEDDPA; encoded by the coding sequence ATGGTCGAGTCCTCTCGCCTCCAGGAACCCGCCGGCCGCCTCCACCGCGCCTCCAGCGCCCCGGTCGCCGCCGCGCGACGGCTCCCCATCGGCGCGGACGTCGTTGCACGGTCTTGCGTGCACGTGCGCGTCTGGGCGCCCGCGCACGCAAGTGTGTCGGTGCGGCTGGACGCCCACGACTGGCAGCTGCGCGCCGAACCGGGCGGCTACTTTTCGGCCGAAGTGCCTGGCCACGCAGGTAGCCGGTACGGCTTCCTGCTCGGGAATGACGCCACGGTGTATCCCGACCCGGCCTCGCGGTCGCAGCCGCAGGGTCCTCACGGCCTGTCGGAAGTCATCGATCCCGCCTCGTATGCGTGGCGTGACGATGACTGGGCCGGACTCACCCGTGACCCGATCCTGTACGAGTTGCACGTCGGCACCTTCACGCCGGAAGGCACGTATGCGGCCGCCGAGGCGCACCTGGACGACCTCGCGGCTCTCGGGATCACGGTCCTCCAGGTCATGCCGGTGGCAGAATTCCCGGGCACGTTCGGGTGGGGATACGACGGTGTCGGCCTGTTCGCGCCATCGCACCTCTATGGACGCCCGGACGACCTGCGCCACTTCGTCGACCGGGCGCACGCCGCCGGTCTCGCGGTGATCCTCGATGTCGTCTACAACCACGTCGGACCGGACGGCAACTACCTGCGCGTCTTCGCACGCGACTACTTCACCGACCGCTACGACAACGAATGGGGCGACGCACTGAACTTCGACGGCCCCGCCTCCGAACCGGTACGTGAATGGGTCCTCAGCAACGTCGCGTACTGGGTGCGTGAATTCCACGTCGACGGGTTCCGTCTGGATGCCACGCAACAGATCTTCGATGCGTCGCCAGAGCATCTCGTCGCCGCAATCGCGCGAACCGCGCGCGAGGCCGCTGGTGGCAGGCGCGTGCTCGTCACGGCCGAGAACGAACCGCAGCATGCGCGTTTCGTGCAGCCGCGCGAGGTGGGCGGCTACGGACTCGATGCGATGTACAACGAGGACTTCCACCACTCCACGCGCATGACCCTCGTCGGGACACACGAGGCCTACTTCACGGACTATCGCGGCGTCGCCAGCGAATGGCTCGCGTGCGCTCGGTGGGGCGTGCTCTTCCAGGGGCAGCACTACTCGTGGCAGAAGGCGCCACGGGGCACGCCGGGCCTCCGCCTTCCACGCAGCACCTGCGTGCACTTCCTCGAGAATCACGACCAGGTCGCCAATACGGACCGCGGGCGGCGGCTCGTCGATCTCGCTCGTCCCGCCGATCTGCGGGCCATGACGGCGCTGCTGCTGTTGTTGCCCGCGATGCCGATGCTGTTCCAGGGCCAGGAGTTCGGGTCGCGTCGGCCGTTCGTCTATTTCGCCGACCACCAGGCGCCACTCCGTGACCACGTGGCGAAGGGACGCCGGGAATTCCTCGATCAGTTCGAGCGCCTGAGAGATCCGGCCGTGGCTGCCGCGCGCGCGGCGCCGCACGAGGCCGCGTCGTTCCGGCAGTGCCAGCTGCATCGCGATCCGCATGATGCGGATCAGGCGGCGTGGCGTGCGCTGCACCGCGATCTGCTCGGCCTGCGATGTGACCGTCCCCGCTGCAACGGCGCGCATGTCCTGGACGGCGCTGCCCCGGATGCCACGCTGCTCCTGCTCCGCTACTTTGGCGACAACGATGCCGACTGGCTGTTGCTGTTCAATGCCGGCGCGGATCGTGATGTCGCGTCACTCTCCGAGCCGCTCATCGCGCCGCCTGCGGGTCGCACCTGGCAACCGCGGTGGTCGAGCGAAGCATTCATGTATGGCGGACAGGGCGAGATGTCCTGGTCGCCGGGCCGGTGGCCGGTGTCGGGCCACGCACTGGTCGTGATGCAGGCCGCGCATACCGAGGACGACCCTGCATGA